The following DNA comes from Xyrauchen texanus isolate HMW12.3.18 unplaced genomic scaffold, RBS_HiC_50CHRs HiC_scaffold_485, whole genome shotgun sequence.
GACAGTAGTGGATGGGATGACTGGTGTGGTGGTTGAAAGAGTTGTTTCGGCTGTGAGGGGCTCTGTTGTTGAAGAAACTCCCTCAGTGCTAATCTCAGGTGCAGTGGATGACTCAGCTGGAGTTGTTGTAGATACAACTGTTGTAATTGGCACCGTAGTTGTGGTTGTTAGCGTTGTTGGTTGTGTTGTAGTAGCGACTGGTATTGAGGTTTGTTTCATTGGCACAGATGAGCTTACAGATGTTGGCGTTTCAGAAGGTGTAGATGTATTTtcttcaaaagttgttgtggcAATAGTTGTTGTTTGGCTTGTTGGCCCAGACGTCATCTCCTTTGGCGGCTTGGTAGttgtggacaaaggtgtctgagatgtggttatttcattttcagttacAGTCTCAGTTGTGGTTGGTTCTCCAGTTGTTTGAGTATTTGTAGATGATGCAGTAGTTGTGGCAACTCTTATTGGTGCTGATGATCCTGTAGATGATCGGACAGTAGTGCTTACCTCCTCGACAATGACAGTAGTGGATGGGATGACTGGTGTGGTGGTTGAAAGAGTTGTTTCGGCTGTGAGGGGCTCTGTTGTTGAAGAAACTCCCTCAGTGCTAATCTCAGGTGCAGTGGATGACTCAGCTGGAGTTGTTGTAGATACAACTGTTGTAATTGGCACCGTAGTTGTGCTTGTTAGCGTTGTTGGTTGTGTTGAAGTAACGACTGGTATTGAGGTTTGTTTCATTGGCACAGATGAGCTTACAGATGTTGACGTTTCAGAAGGTGTAGATGTATTTtcttcaaaagttgttgtggcaatagttgttgttgtttgacTTGTTGGACCAGACGTCATCTCCTTTGGCAGCTTGGTAgtggtggacaaaggtgtctgagatgtggttatttcattttcagttacAGTCTCAGTTGTGGTTGGTTCTCCAGTTGTTTGAGTATTTGTAGATGATGCAGTAGTTGTGGCAACTCTTATTGGTGCTGACGATCCCGTAGATGATCGGACAGTAGTGCTTCCCTCCTCGACAATGACAGTAGTGGATGGGATGACTGGTGTGGTGGTTGAAAGAGTTGTTTCGGCTGTGAGGGGCTCTGTTGTTGAAGAAACTCCCTCAGTGCTAATCTCAGGTGCAGTGGATGACTCAGCTGGAGTTGTTGTAGATACAACTGTTGTAATTGGCAACCTAGTTGTGGATGTTACCATTGTTGGTTGGGTTGAAGTAACGACTGGTATTGAGGTTTGTTTCATTGGCACAGATGAGCTTACAGATGTTGACGTTTCAGAAGGTGTAGATGTATTTtcttcaaaagttgttgtggcAATAGTTGTTGTTTGGCTTGTTGGACCAGACGTCATCTCCTTTGGCGGCTTGGTAgtggtggacaaaggtgtctgagatGTGGTTATTTCTTTTTCAGTTACAGTCTCAGTTGTGGTTGGTTCTCCAGTTGTTTGAGTATTTGTAGATGATGCAGAAGTTGTGGCAACTCTTATTGGTGCTGATGATCCTGTAGATAATCGGACAGTAGTGCTTCCCTCCTCGACAATGACAGTAGTGGATGGGATGGCTGGTGTGGTGGTTGAAAGAGTTGTTTCGGCTGTTATGGGCTCTGTTGTTGAAGAAACTCCCTCAGTGCTAATCTCAGGTGCAGTGGATGACTCAGCTGGAGTTGTTGTAGATACAACTGTTGTAATTGGCACCATAGTTGTGATTGTTAGCGTTGTTGGTTGTGTTGAAGTAACGACTGGTATTGAGGTTTGTTTCATTGGCACAGATGAGCTGACAGATGTTGACGTTTCAGAAGGTGTAGATGTATTTtcttcaaaagttgttgtggcAATAGTTGTTGTTTGGCTTGTTGGACCAGACGTCATCTCCTTTGGTGGCTTGGTAgtggtggacaaaggtgtctgagatgtggttatttcattttcagttacAGTCTCAGTTGTGGTTGGTTCTCCAGTTGTTTGAGTATTTGTAGATGATACAGTAGTTGTGGCAACTCTTATTGGTGCTGATGATCCTGTAGATGATCGGACAGTAGTGCTTCCCTCCTCGACAATGACAGTAGTGGATAGGATGACTGGTGTGGTGGTTGAAAGAGTTGTTTCTGCTGTGAGGGGCTCTGTTGTTGAAGAAACTCCCTCAGTGCTAATCTCAGGTACAGTGGATGACTCAGCTGGAGTTGTTGTAGATACAACTGTTGTAATTGGCACCGTAGTTGTGGTTGTTAGCGTTGTTGGTTGGGTTGAAGTAACGACTGGTATTGAGGTTTGTTTCATTGGCACAGATGAGCTTACAGATGTTGACGTTTCAGAAGGTGTAGATGTATTTtcttcaaaagttgttgtggcAATAGTTGTTGTTTGGCTTGTTGGACCAGATGTCATCTCCTTTGGCGGCTTGGTAgtggtggacaaaggtgtctgagatgtggttatttcattttcagttacAGTCTCAGTTGTGGTTGGTTCTCCAGTTGTTTGAGTATTTGTAGATGATGCAGTAGTTGTGGCAACTCTTATTGGTGCTGATGATCCTGTAGATAATCGGACAGTAGTGCTTCCCTCCTCGACAATGACAGTAGTGGATGGGATGGCTGGTGTGGTGGTTGAAAGAGTTGTTTCGGCTGTTATGGGCTCTGTTGTTGAAGAAACTCCCTCAGTGCTAATCTCAGGTGCAGTGGATGACTCAGCTGGAGTTGTTGTAGATACAACTGTTGTAATTGGCACCGTAGTTGTGGTTGTTAGCGTTGTTGGTTGGGTTGAAGTAACGACTGGTATTGAGGTTTGTTTCATTGGCACAGATGAGCTTACAGATGTTGACGTTTCAGAAGGTGTAGATGTATTTtcttcaaaagttgttgtggcAATAGTTGTTGTTTGGCTTGTTGGACCAGATGTCATCTCCTTTGGCGGCTTGGTAgtggtggacaaaggtgtctgagatGTGGTTATTTCTTTTCAGTTACAGTCTCAGTTGTGGTTGGTTCTCCAGTTGTTTGAGTATTTGTAGATGATGCAGAAGTTGTGGCAACTCTTATTGGTGCTGATGATCCTGTAGATAATCGGACAGTAGTGCTTCCCTCCTCGACAATGACAGTAGTGGATGGGATGGCTGGTGTGGTGGTTGAAAGAGTTGTTTCGGCTGTTATGGGCTCTGTTGTTGAAGAAACTCCCTTAGTGCTAATCTCAGGTGCAGTGGATGACTCAGCTGGAGTTGTTGTAGATACAACTGTTGTAATTGGCACCGTAGTTGTGATTGTTAGCGTTGTTGGTTGTGTTGAAGTAACGACTGGTATTGAGGTTTGTTTCATTGGCACAGATGAGCTTACAGATGTTGACGTTTCAGAAGGTGTAGATGTATTTtcttcaaaagttgttgtggcAATAGTTGTTGTTTGGCTTGTTGGACCAGACGTCATCTCCTTTGGCGGCTTGGTAgtggtggacaaaggtgtctgagatgtggttatttcattttcagttacAGTCTCAGTTGTGGTTGGTTCTCCAGTTGTTTGAGTATTTGTAGATGATGCAGTAGTTGTGGCAACTCTTATTGGTGCTGATGATCCTGTAGATAATCGGACAGTAGTGCTTCCCTCCTCGACAATGACAGTAGTGGATGGGATGACTGGTGTGGTGGTTGAAAGAGTTGTTTCGGCTGTTGTGGCCTCTGTTGTTGAAGAAACTCCCTTAGTGCTAATCTCAGGTGCAGTGGATGACTCAGCTGGAGTTGTTGTAGATACAACTGTTGTAATTGGCACCGTAGTTGTGATTGTTAGCGTTGTTGGTTGTGTTGAAGTAACGACTGGTATTGAGGTTTGTTTCATTGGCACAGATGAGCTTACAGATGTTGACGTTTCAGAAGGTGTAGATGTATTTtcttcaaaagttgttgtggcaatagttgttgttgtttgacTTGTTGGACCAGACGTAATCTCCTTTGGTGGCTTGGTAgtggtggacaaaggtgtctgagatgtggttatttcattttcagttacAGTCTCAGTTGTGGTTGGTTCTCCAGTTGTTTGAGTATTTGTAGATGATGCAGTAGTTGTGGCAACTCTTATTGGTGCTGATGATCCTGTAGATGATCGGAGAGTAGTGCTTCCTCCTCGACAATGACAGTAGTGGAAGGGATGACTGGTGTGGTGGTTGAAAGAGTTGTTTCGGCTGTTATGGGCTCTGTTGTTGAAGAAACTCCCTCAGTGCTAATCTCAGGTGCAGTGGATGACTCAGCTGGAGTTGTTGTAGATACAACTGTTGTAATTGGCACCGTAGTTGTGGTTGTTAGCGTTGTTGGTTGTGTTGAAGTAACGACTGGTATTGAGGTTTGTTTCATTGGCACAGATGAGCTTACAGATGTTGACGTTTCAGAAGGTGTAGATATATTTtcttcaaaagttgttgtggcAATAGTTGTTGTTTGGCTTGTTGGACCAGACGTCATCTCCTTTGGTGGCTTGGTAgtggtggacaaaggtgtctgagatgtggttatttcattttcagttacAGTCTCAGTTGTGGTTGGTTCTCCAGTTGTTTGAGTATTTGTAGATGATACAGTAGTTGTGGCAACTCTTATTGGTGCTGATGATCCTGTAGATGATCGGACAGTAGTGCTTCCCTCCTCGACAATGACAGTAGTGGATGGGATGACTGGTGTGGTGGTTGAAAGAGTTGTTTCTGCTGTGAGGGGCTCTGTTGTTGAAGAAACTCCCTCAGTGCTAATCTCAGGTACAGTGGATGACTCAGCTGGAGTTGTTGTAGATACAACTGTTGTAATTGGCACCGTAGTTGTGGTTGTTAGCGTTGTTGGTTGTGTTGAAGTAACGACTGGTATTGAGGTTTGTTTCATTGGCACAGATGAGCTGACAGATGTTGACATTTCAGAAGGTGTAGATGTATTTtcttcaaaagttgttgtggcAATAGTTGTTGTTTGGCTTGTTGGACCAGACGTCATCTCCTTTGGCGGCTTGGTAgtggtggacaaaggtgtctgagatgtggttatttcattttcagtAACAGTCTCAGTTGTGGTTGGTTCTCCAGTTGTTTGAGTATTTGTAGATGATGCAGTAGTTGTGGCAACTCTTATTGGTGCTGATGATCCTGTAGATGATCGGACAGTAGTGCTTCCCTCCTCGACAATGACTGTAGTGGATGGGATGACTGGTGTGGTGGTTGAAAGAGTTGTTTCGGCTGTTATGGGCTCTGTTGTTGAAGAAACTCCCTTAGTGCTAATCTCAGGTGCAGTGGATGACTCAGCTGGAGTTGTTGTAGATACAACTGTTGTAATTGGCACCGTAGTTGTGATTGTTAGCGTTGTTGGTTGTGTTGAAGTAACGACTGGTATTGAGGTTTGTTTCATTGGCACAGATGAGCTGACAGATGTTGACATTTCAGAAGGTGTAGATGTATTTtcttcaaaagttgttgtggcAATAGTTGTTGTTTGGCTTGTTGGACCAGACGTCATCTCCTTTGGCGGCTTGGTAgtggtggacaaaggtgtctgagatgtggttatttcattttcagttacAGTCTCAGTTGTGGTTGGTTCTCCAGTTGTTTGAGTATTTGTAGATGATGCAGTAGTTGTGGCAACTCTTATTGGTGCTGATGATCCTGTAGATGATCGGAGAGTAGTGCTTCCCTCCTCGACAATGACAGTAGTGGATGGGATGACTGGTGTGGTGGTTGAAAGAGTTGTTTCTGCTGTGAGGGGCTCTGTTGTTGAAGAAACTCCCTCAGTGCTAATCTCAGGTACAGTGGATGACTCAGCTGGAGTTGTTGTAGATACAACTGTTGTAATTGGCACCGTAGTTGTGGTTGTTAGCGTTGTTGGTTGTGTTGAAGTAACGACTGGTATTGAGGTTTGTTTCATTGGCACAGATGAGCTGACAGATGTTGACATTTCAGAAGGTGTAGATGTATTTtcttcaaaagttgttgtggcAATAGTTGTTGTTTGGCTTGTTGGACCAGACGTCATCTCCTTTGGCGGCTTGGTAgtggtggacaaaggtgtctgagatgtggttatttcattttcagttacAGTCTCAGTTGTGGTTGGTTCTCCAGTTGTTTGAGTATTTGTAGATGATGCAGTAGTTGTGGCAACTCTTATTGGTGCTGATGATCCTGTAGATGATCGGACAGTAGTGCTTCCCTCCTCGACAATGACTGTAGTGGATGGGATGACTGGTGTGGTGGTTGAAAGAGTTGTTTCGGCGGTTATGGGCTCTGTTGTTGAAGAAACTCCCTTAGTGCTAATCTCAGGTGCAGTGGATGACTCAGCTGGAGTTGTTGTAGATACAACTGTTGTAATTGGCACCGTAGTTGTGGTTGTTAGCGTTGTTGGTTGTGTTGAAGTAACGACTGGTATTGAGGTTTGTTTCATTGGCACAGATGAGCTGACAGATGTTGACGTTTCAGAAGATGTAGATGTATTTtcttcaaaagttgttgtggcAATAGTTGTTGTTTGGCTTGTTGGACCAGACGTCATCTCCTTTGGCGGCTTGGTAgtggtggacaaaggtgtctgagatgtggttatttcattttcagtAACAGTCTCAGTTGTGGTTGGTTCTCCAGTTGTTTGAGTATTTGTAGATGATGCAGAAGTTGTGGCAACTCTTATTGGTGCTGATGATCCTGTAGATGATCGGACAGTAGTGCTTCCCTCCTCGACAATGACAGTAGTGGATGGGATGACTGGTGTGGTGGTTGAAAGAGTTGTTTCGGCTGTTATGGCCTCTGTTGTTGAAGAAACTCCCTTAGTGCTAATCTCAGGTGCAGTGGATGACTCAGCTGGAGTTGTTGTAGATACAACTGTTGTAATTGGCACCGTAGTTGTGATTGTTAGCGTTGTTGGTTGTGTTGAAGTAACGACTGGTATTGAGGTTTGTTTCATTGGCACAGATGAGCTTACAGATGTTGACGTTTCAGAAGGTGTAGATGTATTTtcttcaaaagttgttgtggcaatagttgttgttgtttgacTTGTTGGACCAGACGTAATCTCCTTTGGTGGCTTGGTAgtggtggacaaaggtgtctgagatgtggttatttcattttcagttacAGTCTCAGTTGTGGTTGGTTCTCCAGTTGTTTGAGTATTTGTAGATGATGCAGTAGTTGTGGCAACTCTTATTGGTGCTGATGATCCTGTAGATGATCGGAGAGTAGTGCTTCCCTCCTCGACAATGACAGTAGTGGAAGGGATGACTGGTGTGGTGGTTGAAAGAGTTGTTTCGGCTTTTATGGGCTCTGTTGTTGAAGAAACTCCCTCAGTGCTAATCTCAGGTGCAGTGGATGACTCAGCTGGAGTTGTTGTAGATACAACTGTTGTAATTGGCACCGTAGTTGTGATTGTTAGCGTTGTTGGTTGTGTTGAAGTAACGACTGGTATTGAGGTTTGTTTCATTGGCACAGATGAGCTGACAGATGTTGACGTTTCAGAAGGTGTAGATGTATTTtcttcaaaagttgttgtggcAATAGTTGTTGTTTGGCTTGTTGGACCAGACGTCATCTCCTTTGGTGGCTTGGTAgtggtggacaaaggtgtctgagatgtggttatttcattttcagttacAGTCTCAGTTGTGGTTGGTTCTCCAGTTGTTTGAGTATTTGTAGATGATACAGTAGTTGTGGCAACTCTTATTGGTGCTGATGATCCTGTAGATGATCGGACAGTAG
Coding sequences within:
- the LOC127642194 gene encoding uncharacterized protein LOC127642194, with translation MTSGPTSQTTTIATTTFEENTSTPSETSTSVSSSVPMKQTSIPVVTSTQPTTLTTTTTVPITTVVSTTTPAESSTAPEISTEGVSSTTEPITAETTLSTTTPAIPSTTVIVEEGSTTVRLSTGSSAPIRVATTTASSTNTQTTGEPTTTETVTENEITTSQTPLSTTTKPPKEMTSGPTSQTTTIATTTFEENTSTPSETSTSVSSSVPMKQTSIPVVTSTQPTTLTTTTTVPITTVVSTTTPAESSTVPEISTEGVSSTTEPLTAETTLSTTTPVILSTTVIVEEGSTTVRSSTGSSAPIRVATTTVSSTNTQTTGEPTTTETVTENEITTSQTPLSTTTKPPKEMTSGPTSQTTTIATTTFEENTSTPSETSTSVSSSVPMKQTSIPVVTSTQPTTLTITTMVPITTVVSTTTPAESSTAPEISTEGVSSTTEPITAETTLSTTTPAIPSTTVIVEEGSTTVRLSTGSSAPIRVATTSASSTNTQTTGEPTTTETVTEKEITTSQTPLSTTTKPPKEMTSGPTSQTTTIATTTFEENTSTPSETSTSVSSSVPMKQTSIPVVTSTQPTMVTSTTRLPITTVVSTTTPAESSTAPEISTEGVSSTTEPLTAETTLSTTTPVIPSTTVIVEEGSTTVRSSTGSSAPIRVATTTASSTNTQTTGEPTTTETVTENEITTSQTPLSTTTKLPKEMTSGPTSQTTTTIATTTFEENTSTPSETSTSVSSSVPMKQTSIPVVTSTQPTTLTSTTTVPITTVVSTTTPAESSTAPEISTEGVSSTTEPLTAETTLSTTTPVIPSTTVIVEEVSTTVRSSTGSSAPIRVATTTASSAPIRVATTTASSTNTQTTGEPTTTETVTENEITTSQTPLSTTTKPPKEMTPGPTSQTTTTTSATTTFVENTSTPSETSTSVSSSVPVKQTSIPVVTSTQPTTQTTTTTVPITIVVPTTTPAESSTAPEISTEGVSSTTEPLTAETTLSTTTPVIPSTTVIVKEGSTTVRSSTGSSAPIRVATTTASITTAIPSTSILVKDQSTTPLHNNTSAFETTTTLYRSSISPITENLSTITSTTSIVFHSSTSMETSIAPITQTLPSFTGVLPVTTVSPVFSSTSSICCLVNATNFQPGRKSYTS